From Solwaraspora sp. WMMD1047, the proteins below share one genomic window:
- a CDS encoding site-specific integrase, producing MSRRLELLPAAQTGRVFRDRLEVLTALLQAPTSDPLYHRDVIDFPRDHPVYAWGCGVTGCERPRQWIAGAGLCQTHYTDWLAARRNGMSRAAFLDTATPLTGKGGFLTPCRICPGRPAATRASDLCRRHRDAWQRSRDDTTFEEWLPAQVTFDGYGTCAVVVCPGLAEGPLGLCAGHRENYHDQGRPGGASLPVNWLHRFESRGLPVVVGYQDEAAFREWCRTTRALRHLGEISLLGLRPLTKAELQWGLHAHARRREHTHWAVGWIRALVHLCRSNDVRSLAEVDLASCSHTDRMIVQEILDHLRLVYHGPQDTKAAGFIEAEHFGRRFDQTKSHFDLTDVSLRWLRDLLWDRMASLLLSPQCPRTRKVFDGLHRSCVELAAFLAVDAPAGGHDPTLLGAEHAHRFAADYRHREREVLPALAVRRKDGQLSTVTEHTRRDVFNYARRTLYEALESGEAARIGLSAAFITAIPHGGGSPRISRNPFTDEVAQALADETNLARLAADHDPLDRGVRDVWETIVFTGRRCSEVLKLRLDCIGHYGGLAMLWHDQTKVGNYNAGIRIPERLYQRLDGRRRTSLIRFEHRHARQPTRDERASMALFPSGKRNPGEARSIAYTTFHNRFKAWVDGLDLGSCVPHQARHTLATKLLKHGATLSHIRQYLGQVSERMAEHYTKIAATDLDDILHAVWVAGPGAANPGELLSSATAPLDRNEALALALDLSRRSTPADGGFCTFQPVVDGGACPWKLDCENCDRFVLSGADLLYWRRKQEQWRSIAERAPDDATADYLHQVFAPTAQAIHGLEKALAGLGLLDQALALDLRRPQDYYHRIWNVGFRAADLADITAQPPPDTY from the coding sequence GTGAGCCGCCGCCTCGAGCTGCTTCCGGCCGCGCAGACCGGACGGGTCTTCCGAGACCGGCTGGAGGTACTGACCGCGCTGCTGCAGGCGCCCACGTCCGATCCGCTCTACCACCGCGACGTCATCGACTTCCCACGCGATCACCCCGTCTACGCCTGGGGTTGCGGCGTCACCGGCTGCGAACGGCCACGGCAGTGGATTGCCGGCGCCGGCCTGTGCCAGACCCACTACACCGACTGGCTCGCCGCACGCCGCAACGGGATGAGCCGGGCCGCATTCCTCGACACCGCAACTCCGCTGACCGGCAAGGGCGGCTTCCTCACGCCGTGCCGCATCTGTCCCGGCCGGCCGGCGGCCACCAGGGCGAGCGACCTCTGTCGCCGTCACCGCGACGCCTGGCAACGCTCGCGTGACGACACGACCTTCGAGGAATGGCTGCCCGCGCAGGTTACCTTCGACGGCTACGGAACCTGCGCCGTCGTGGTCTGCCCCGGCCTGGCCGAAGGACCGCTCGGGCTGTGTGCCGGGCACCGCGAGAACTACCACGACCAGGGCCGGCCAGGCGGTGCGTCGCTGCCGGTGAACTGGCTGCACCGCTTCGAGAGCCGCGGACTGCCCGTGGTCGTCGGCTACCAGGATGAGGCGGCCTTTCGGGAGTGGTGCCGGACCACCCGGGCACTGCGGCACCTGGGCGAGATCAGCCTGCTGGGCCTACGACCGCTGACCAAGGCGGAACTCCAATGGGGACTGCACGCCCACGCGCGACGGCGCGAGCACACCCATTGGGCGGTCGGCTGGATCCGTGCACTGGTGCATCTGTGTCGTAGCAACGATGTCAGGTCCCTGGCCGAGGTCGACCTCGCGTCGTGCAGCCACACCGACCGCATGATCGTCCAGGAGATCCTCGACCACCTCCGGCTGGTCTACCACGGGCCTCAGGACACCAAAGCCGCCGGTTTCATCGAAGCCGAGCACTTCGGACGCCGGTTCGACCAGACCAAGAGCCATTTCGACCTCACCGACGTCTCGCTGCGTTGGTTGCGTGATCTGCTCTGGGACCGCATGGCCAGCCTGCTGTTGTCTCCGCAGTGTCCGCGTACCCGCAAGGTGTTCGACGGACTGCACCGCTCCTGCGTCGAGCTGGCCGCCTTCCTCGCCGTTGACGCGCCGGCCGGGGGTCACGATCCCACGCTGCTCGGGGCGGAGCACGCCCACCGGTTCGCCGCCGACTACCGCCACCGCGAACGCGAAGTGCTCCCGGCGCTCGCGGTACGACGCAAGGACGGCCAGCTGTCCACGGTCACCGAGCACACCCGCCGCGACGTGTTCAACTACGCCCGCCGAACGCTCTACGAGGCGCTGGAATCCGGGGAGGCGGCGCGCATCGGCCTCAGCGCTGCGTTCATCACGGCGATCCCGCACGGTGGCGGGTCGCCGCGGATCTCCCGCAACCCGTTCACCGACGAGGTCGCCCAGGCACTCGCCGACGAGACCAACCTCGCACGCCTCGCCGCCGACCACGATCCGCTCGACCGTGGCGTGCGCGACGTGTGGGAGACGATCGTGTTCACCGGCCGGCGGTGCAGCGAGGTACTCAAGCTACGCCTGGACTGCATCGGCCACTACGGCGGCCTGGCCATGCTCTGGCACGACCAGACCAAGGTCGGTAACTACAACGCCGGCATCCGCATCCCCGAGCGGCTCTACCAACGCCTCGACGGACGCCGGCGCACGAGCCTCATCCGCTTCGAGCACCGTCATGCCCGGCAGCCCACCCGCGACGAGCGGGCAAGCATGGCGTTGTTCCCCTCCGGCAAACGCAACCCGGGCGAAGCCCGGTCCATCGCCTACACGACCTTCCACAACCGGTTCAAGGCGTGGGTCGACGGACTCGACCTCGGATCCTGCGTCCCGCACCAGGCACGCCACACCCTCGCGACGAAGCTGCTCAAGCACGGCGCGACGCTGAGCCACATCCGTCAGTACCTCGGCCAGGTGTCCGAACGCATGGCCGAGCACTACACCAAGATCGCGGCCACCGACCTCGACGACATCCTCCACGCCGTCTGGGTAGCCGGCCCCGGAGCCGCCAACCCGGGCGAACTGCTCTCCAGCGCAACCGCCCCACTCGACCGGAACGAGGCCCTCGCGCTCGCGCTGGACCTCAGCCGGCGCAGCACCCCGGCCGACGGTGGCTTCTGCACCTTCCAACCCGTCGTCGACGGCGGCGCCTGCCCATGGAAGCTGGACTGCGAGAACTGCGACAGGTTCGTACTCTCCGGCGCCGACCTGCTCTACTGGCGGCGCAAGCAGGAACAGTGGCGTTCGATCGCCGAACGAGCTCCCGACGACGCCACCGCCGACTACCTCCACCAGGTCTTCGCACCGACCGCCCAGGCCATCCACGGGCTCGAGAAGGCCCTCGCCGGCCTCGGCCTGCTCGACCAGGCACTCGCCCTGGACCTGCGCCGCCCGCAGGACTACTACCACCGCATCTGGAACGTCGGCTTCCGCGCCGCCGACCTCGCCGACATCACCGCCCAACCCCCACCGGACACCTACTGA
- a CDS encoding tyrosine-type recombinase/integrase, translating into MIGDLRVQEIVRGNGRRAYTILSPDGSVCRVADGFLRTCEPGTCRTYSYLLVDHLRWLAFECLAPESVTVRDLQRYMAALGAEYAGPHGQPWRVGKAPYGQSGLEVMAACLKRFYGHQGGRGINQALAKELDSSRLPTKADRRRAFLGHALRSMPANPLAPTKAVRRRHPKMLPDGALQRLAESGISARDRMIVAWLADGGFRVGELCGLHLVDLHLRDGAACGQCQSPHVHICHREGNANRSRAKTKHPWRIEDGVVCGGAVRRASPAMVSSYFSYITGEYPPDAGHGMLLVQLRGPRRGRPLAMQAVRGMLRRVGARLDLGRVRPHQFRHSFATGVLDASGGNAVYARDAGGWASAATVDGVYGHADVHDPAFAAALERFWGER; encoded by the coding sequence GTGATCGGCGACCTGCGGGTGCAGGAGATCGTCCGTGGGAACGGCCGTCGCGCGTACACGATCCTGTCGCCGGATGGTTCGGTTTGCCGGGTGGCCGACGGGTTCCTGCGTACGTGCGAGCCGGGCACGTGCCGTACCTACAGCTACCTTCTCGTCGATCACCTGCGCTGGCTGGCGTTCGAATGCCTCGCTCCGGAGAGCGTGACGGTGCGCGATCTGCAGCGGTACATGGCGGCGCTCGGGGCTGAGTATGCCGGCCCGCACGGGCAGCCGTGGCGGGTGGGCAAGGCCCCGTACGGGCAGAGCGGGTTGGAGGTGATGGCGGCCTGCCTGAAGCGGTTCTACGGCCACCAGGGCGGGCGGGGGATCAATCAGGCGCTCGCGAAGGAGCTGGACAGTTCGCGGCTGCCGACCAAGGCCGACCGGCGCCGCGCGTTCCTCGGTCACGCGCTGCGCTCGATGCCGGCCAACCCGTTGGCACCGACGAAGGCGGTGCGGCGTCGTCACCCGAAGATGCTGCCGGACGGAGCCCTTCAGCGTCTGGCGGAGTCCGGGATCTCCGCCCGCGACCGCATGATCGTCGCGTGGCTGGCTGATGGCGGATTCCGTGTCGGCGAGTTGTGCGGGCTGCACCTGGTCGACCTTCATCTGCGGGACGGCGCTGCCTGTGGTCAGTGTCAGTCGCCGCATGTGCATATCTGCCACCGGGAGGGCAACGCCAACCGCAGCCGGGCCAAGACCAAGCATCCGTGGCGGATTGAGGACGGTGTGGTCTGCGGCGGTGCGGTCCGCCGGGCCAGCCCGGCGATGGTCAGTAGCTACTTCAGCTACATCACCGGCGAGTACCCGCCGGACGCAGGTCACGGCATGCTCCTGGTGCAGCTTCGCGGCCCGAGGCGCGGCCGGCCGTTGGCCATGCAGGCGGTACGCGGGATGCTGCGGCGCGTCGGCGCCAGGCTTGATCTCGGCAGGGTCAGGCCGCACCAGTTCCGCCATTCTTTCGCCACGGGTGTTCTGGACGCGTCGGGCGGCAACGCCGTCTACGCCCGTGACGCCGGCGGCTGGGCCTCCGCCGCGACCGTTGACGGGGTCTACGGCCACGCCGACGTGCACGACCCGGCCTTCGCCGCGGCCCTCGAGCGCTTCTGGGGCGAACGGTGA
- a CDS encoding VUT family protein produces MAVLAFVGGVGAANWLTSTYGLVPVGFGMTATAGTVAAGYTLLVRDWVHEVAGRLVVLACITVGAALSAVLVAPALALASAAAFAVSELADLLVYQPLRLRGLLRAVLASNAVGALLDTIVFLTLAGFPVWSALPGQLWVKAWVTLIPVAAVLVARALLRHRLRQDRR; encoded by the coding sequence TTGGCGGTCCTCGCGTTCGTCGGCGGCGTCGGCGCCGCGAACTGGCTCACCTCCACCTACGGACTTGTCCCGGTCGGCTTCGGCATGACCGCCACCGCAGGCACCGTCGCCGCCGGGTACACCCTGCTGGTCCGCGACTGGGTCCACGAGGTGGCCGGCCGCCTCGTCGTGCTTGCCTGTATCACCGTTGGCGCGGCGCTGAGCGCCGTCCTGGTCGCACCCGCGCTCGCCCTCGCCTCCGCGGCCGCGTTCGCGGTGTCGGAACTGGCTGACCTGCTGGTGTACCAGCCGCTTCGCCTCCGCGGCCTCCTGCGCGCGGTGCTGGCGTCCAACGCCGTTGGAGCCCTGCTGGACACGATCGTTTTCCTTACCCTGGCCGGCTTCCCGGTCTGGTCGGCGCTGCCCGGTCAGCTGTGGGTCAAAGCCTGGGTCACGCTCATACCTGTCGCCGCCGTGTTGGTCGCCCGTGCGTTACTACGCCACCGCCTCCGGCAAGATCGTCGTTGA
- a CDS encoding tyrosine-type recombinase/integrase: protein MALAVVRSIRSPRGLATAQEAEDFEQELLDQYALAMSASGVGDEQVASQRATLFEFIRFLQRPVWTAEASDADRYLAWLRSEKDQATSTRYGKSIALRQFYGFLVMRYQGDIHALTGHVVDQPIDEFNRPTKPYHDVPRVPPSQPEVEELFARWREWLPKARKFLPAARDYLAASLWRRAGLRISESVMLDIRDWRPDLGELGKLHVRYGKGSRGRGPKTRLVPGINAVDELLTWWLRDVRHQFGDDWDDPDAPLLPSERRDRLTGRCLRAGANALRTGLADAVRRWLPAWDSQLTPHGLRHFCASSLYARGVDLKAIQELLGHSWLSTTTRYIHVHESHIEGAWAQANERVAARLAGERR, encoded by the coding sequence GTGGCGCTGGCGGTGGTGCGCTCGATCCGTTCACCCCGAGGGCTGGCGACCGCCCAGGAGGCGGAAGACTTCGAGCAGGAACTGCTCGATCAGTACGCGTTGGCGATGTCGGCCAGCGGTGTCGGGGATGAGCAGGTGGCGAGCCAGCGGGCCACGCTGTTCGAGTTCATCCGGTTCCTGCAGCGGCCGGTATGGACGGCGGAAGCGTCGGACGCCGACCGGTATCTGGCGTGGCTTCGCTCGGAGAAGGACCAGGCGACCAGCACCCGATACGGCAAGTCGATCGCGCTGCGGCAGTTCTACGGCTTCCTGGTGATGCGGTACCAGGGCGACATTCACGCGCTGACCGGGCATGTCGTTGACCAGCCAATCGACGAGTTCAACCGGCCGACGAAGCCATACCACGACGTGCCGCGGGTGCCGCCGTCGCAGCCGGAGGTGGAGGAGTTGTTCGCCCGGTGGCGGGAGTGGCTGCCCAAGGCGCGCAAGTTCCTGCCCGCTGCTCGCGACTACCTGGCGGCGTCGCTGTGGCGCCGTGCCGGGCTGCGCATCAGCGAGTCGGTCATGCTCGACATCAGAGACTGGCGGCCGGATCTCGGCGAGCTCGGCAAGCTGCACGTGCGGTACGGCAAGGGCAGCCGTGGCCGGGGACCCAAGACGCGACTGGTGCCCGGGATCAACGCGGTCGACGAGTTACTGACTTGGTGGCTGCGCGATGTGCGACACCAGTTCGGCGACGACTGGGACGACCCAGACGCGCCGCTGCTGCCCAGCGAGCGCCGCGACCGGTTGACCGGCAGGTGCCTGCGGGCAGGCGCGAACGCTCTGCGGACCGGGCTAGCCGACGCGGTGCGGCGCTGGCTGCCGGCGTGGGACAGCCAGTTGACCCCGCACGGCCTGCGGCACTTCTGCGCATCGTCGTTGTACGCCCGCGGCGTAGATCTCAAGGCGATCCAGGAACTCCTGGGCCATTCGTGGCTGTCAACTACGACCCGGTATATCCATGTGCACGAGTCACACATCGAGGGTGCTTGGGCGCAGGCGAACGAGCGGGTCGCCGCTCGGCTCGCCGGCGAGAGGAGGTGA
- a CDS encoding helix-turn-helix transcriptional regulator has translation MRWNLRLKAAERGIWKSTEMRRLLAEHGLEISAGKMSALWTTTPTSIRLDDLDVFCAVLDCTPAELLLHQPQQVKARRDELKRAANADIAPTGSPVVPRLGRNRSLPPA, from the coding sequence ATGCGGTGGAACCTGCGGCTGAAGGCCGCTGAACGCGGGATCTGGAAGTCCACGGAGATGCGCCGGTTGCTGGCCGAGCACGGGCTGGAGATCAGTGCTGGCAAGATGTCGGCGCTGTGGACGACCACGCCGACGTCGATCCGCCTGGACGACCTCGACGTGTTCTGCGCCGTACTGGACTGCACCCCGGCGGAGCTGCTGCTCCACCAACCACAGCAGGTGAAGGCCCGCCGCGACGAACTCAAACGGGCCGCCAACGCCGACATCGCGCCGACCGGCAGCCCGGTCGTCCCGCGGCTGGGCCGTAACCGATCCCTGCCGCCGGCATGA